The genome window TTTAATGAATCAAGCAATCAGCCAATCTCTTGCTGGACGTGTTGGCATTTTAACATTGCTCCCCCTCTCGCTGCATGAGTTGAATTCAAATAACCTACTCACACCCGACGTCAATCAAACAATCATTAACGGCTTCTATCCACGAATTTACGACGAATCATTTTCACCTTCACAACTCTACCCTTCATACATTCAAACATATGTACAGCGCGATGTTCGCCAGCTTTCACATGTTGGTGATCTCAATGCTTTTATAAAATTTATAAAACTTTGTGCTGGTCGCATTGGTCAAATTCTCAATATGTCAGAAATAGCAGGCGTATGTGGCATCAGTACACCAACAGCACAACGTTGGCTCTCAATTTTGCAGGCAAGCTACATCATTTTTCTCTTACAACCCTACTTCAATAATTTTAACAAGCGCCAAACAAGCGCTCCTAAATTATACTTTTTTGATACAGGCATTGCATGCAGCCTCTTGGATATAACATCGGCAGATCGCCTTGGCGTTGACCGCCTCTATGGCAATATGTTTGAAAATTTTATTATCGCAGACCTATACAAGCAGTACTACACAGTTGGCAAACAACCACCTGTATATTTTTGGCGAGACAAAAACGGCAGGCTTGAGGTTGACTGCATCATCGAAGAAGAAAGAACAATCTTTCCCGTAGAAATAAAATCAGGCAAAACAATAGCAAGTGACTTTTTTACAAACCTCAAAGAATGGAGCCAACTTGCACAAAAAAATAATCTTGACCTTGGCACAAATTTTATTGTCTATGGAGGCCAGCAGTCACGCACCTGGGACAACTGGGCAACCATTGGCTACCAAGATGCAGGGGTATTACTTGAAAAATATCTTAAACCAACGTCAAATGAATGAAAACTGTGTTTTCTTCTCGGGCAAGAAATTTAGATCCTCTGGTCAATCCCCTTGTCAAGCAAGAGGGCAGGCTTGGTACCGGTATGATGTGTTACATAGCGTATTTCAAAAAAAATTAGCCAATCATAGCCCTGGTACAAAGTTTATTCGTTTACTCTTTAGGATTTGATTTTAGGTAAAGGAGTTGAAAAATTATAACCAACCGTTTGTGCCAGCTCTTTATACTCAAGACTTAAGCTAGCGTAATCATTTATCGTAATATACCAGGCACCAAACTCACCGCGTAAAAAGTCTTTTGTTTGCTGGTCTGCATTTTTTGCAATCGCTGCAAGGTATTTTTCCATATGCCTATTAAGCATGTATCGCGCACATGTTACTGTTTGCTGGCCACTTTTCTCACATAACATCTCTTGTGTAACAAGATTATGACGCACAAGCATCTCAATGCCATCTTTGTGTTTGTCATAATTCGCACATAAAAAATAGAGTAAGCTCTTATCAGCATCCTGACTGCCATCACGCAAGGTCAAACAGCACATTCTGAAATGATCTTTTTGACCTTGCACACCAAGAAGATATGGAATGTGCTGCCAGCCCATTTCCGAGGTTTCATATTTGAGCAATGCGGCACCGGTAGCAACATCGTCATTTTTTTTGGCAATACCCAATAGCTGCGCAACACGGTCTTTGTAGTTTTCTCGCTTCTCAGCAGGAATTGTTTTATACGCAAGATCAACAATTTTTTCAACAACTGACGCTTGTCTATTATCCACCGCAATATGACATGCATGAGCTAAATGATTTTCCCCATACCGAGTCTCATCATTTTGCACATCCCATAGATTTATGAGGTAGTCAACCAATGGAGCATTACCGTTCTTTGCAGCATACAAAAGTATGTTTTTTTCCCTCTTAAATTCAGTAAAAAGTAAATCATCATTCACATCAATACATTTTTTAACAACCGCATCTTGGCCAAGGTCAAAAGCATGCTCGAGCAATTTTTTGCTCTGCCCTTTTGCTGATAGATCTTTATCTAGGCTGATTTTAAAACGCTCAGCCTGTGCAAGCAAATAATCTAGTTTTTTAGCATCAACGTTTTGTTGATCGAGCATTTTGTTTAACTCATCCACAACACTATAATCATAATCGCCCGTCACGGTTTGATACCAAGATGCAACGTTTGCCACCAGCAACACGCCAACACCCAGCAAGTAACGCATGTCAGTGCGATAATCACTCGCCTCACGCAATGCACGTGCGAGCACGTATGCATTTTGCAGCGCAGCACGTGTTTGTGCGTCAGTTTCTGGGTGAATTGCAAGTGCCTCACACATTGCCACAGCACCTGCCACGCATGAAAGCACGTAGTCTTGCAACTGTGAAGGGCTGGCACATTGTTGATCTACTAGCTTTTTTTCAAACGTGTGATCCTCTGTTGAGAGTGCATGCAGCCCGTTGGTAAACAGTTGCATCGCATCATAGCCAAACAACAGTCCTTCTTGAATTTTGTTTGCGTCACGGTCTTGCTCGTACCAGCTGTTGTATGCTTTAACAGCATGGCCTGTCACACGTGCAGCATCACGCACTGCGCAACGTGCGTACTGTGCTTTGGTTGAACCACTCCCTTTTTGCGCAGTTACAAACAAATCTGCAAATGTTTCCACTCCTGCAAACACACACTGTGCTTTTTCTGCCTTGGTTGACACTTTCCAGTTGTCACTAACACTTGGCAAGCTCACTTTAGCGTTACTTTGTGTACTCAGCCCAACACTCAGCACAAGAAGTAACGATTTAAAAAACATTTTACTCATCAAAAACCTTTCGCTTATAAAAATGGAAAAAATGCCTGCTAACAATATCAAAAAAAAATGTTCTTATAAAATAAATGATTTTCGCTTAGATTTTTTTGAAAAAATGAAGAACAAGTTCTGGATCCCGGCTCGGAGGCCGGGATGACGAGTTGGCGGGGCCGGGATGACCCCCTGGTCAAGCAAGGGGGCAGGCTCGAAGGTTGCTACGATTAGCAAGTTTGCTTACAAAAAAAAATTTGTCATTCCCGACTCTGATCGGGAATCTAGATCCTCTGGTCAATCCCCTTGTCAA of Campylobacterota bacterium contains these proteins:
- a CDS encoding ATP-binding protein; this encodes MFKRDLEKILLEYTKFPVVAILGPRQSGKTTLAQATFNNYTYVSLEDLKTRELALEDPQNFLAMHENEHGIIIDEFQNVPDILSQIQIIVDQKKRPGYFVLTGSQNFLMNQAISQSLAGRVGILTLLPLSLHELNSNNLLTPDVNQTIINGFYPRIYDESFSPSQLYPSYIQTYVQRDVRQLSHVGDLNAFIKFIKLCAGRIGQILNMSEIAGVCGISTPTAQRWLSILQASYIIFLLQPYFNNFNKRQTSAPKLYFFDTGIACSLLDITSADRLGVDRLYGNMFENFIIADLYKQYYTVGKQPPVYFWRDKNGRLEVDCIIEEERTIFPVEIKSGKTIASDFFTNLKEWSQLAQKNNLDLGTNFIVYGGQQSRTWDNWATIGYQDAGVLLEKYLKPTSNE